Within Pseudomonas alloputida, the genomic segment CGCATTACGCCAAAGGCCGCTCACTGGTTCAGGACTTCGACGAGTTCTTTCAGGAAGTGCTGTCGCAATTCGATGTCCAGGCCGACGAGTTCTCTGCGCAGCGCATACAGGACGAGCTGATCGGCCAGATGACCGAATTGCTGGGTGTTGATTACGACGTGCTCGCTCTGGACATGACCGAATCCGAGAGCCGCCAGCGCGCCTTGGTCAGCGAGCCGACGCCGCCCTCGACGCCGCCTGCCCTGCCAGAGCCAGAGGCCATTGCGCGCCCACCTGCCGATACTGCGCCACCTGCTGCGAGGCCGACGGCAACTCCCTCGACGGGCGAGAGCGACGCGGAAGCCAGTCATTCGGACGCGGTCAGCCCGGCGACAGATGGCGACCGGCTTCAGGAGCACATCGTCTCGCCGGCGCCGACAACGGAACGGCTTGAGTCCATCCAGCGCATGGTCGCCGACCAGTTGGGCGATGCACTGCCGCACGACTTCTCGGCGAATGTCTTGCAGTCCATCCCGGTGCAGGCTGGTGGGCTCTATCCGATCTCGGATGTCTGGTACATCGCCCCCGGCCTGGACACACCCGAGCACCTGCGCATCCACGTCGCGCAGTTTGCCCGCGAGATTGCGGGCGAGGCACACCTGGGCGAGTGCATCGATGACCGTCCAGAAGGCATCGGCTTCGCCTGCCGTGCCCATACCTCAAGCCTGGCGCCAAAGGGCCGTGCCGTCCATGCGCTGTTGGCTTGCCTGGCCGGTCAGCAGCCCGCCGACGTCGGTCTGGACAACGGGCAACTCGTCATCGACCTGCCGGCGCTGCTGCACGGCCAGGGCGACGTAACCCGACGATTGAGCGACACCGCGCTGGTCAAGCTGTTCCGCCTGCTGCGACTGGCCCGCCGCCTGCTCGATCTCGAAGCCGGCGCTGCGGACTCTGGAACCTAAGCGAGGGAGGCCAGCATGTCCACAGCACACCCGCTCAACCAGGCTGTCATCGCCCAGGCCCTCTATGACCTGCGCAATGGGCAACTGCGCCGCTGCAAACTGATGGGGTTTGGCGAGGCAGAGCTGGACGCCCTCAAGCATCCTGCGCTGATCAGCGTGCTGGCCAACGCCAACGTCTCCTGGTGCTCAGTGACGGTCAACCGCGAAGTGCTGCGGCGGCTGCTCCAGCAGGCGCAGGACGTGGAGAAGGAAATCGCCACGGTCGATCGCATGCTCAGGCTGGGCGCGAGCACGGAGATGGTCAGCAAGTTCTATGGCTTGACGCATCAGGAAGTAGCGCTTCGCCGTGAAATCCTCGGTCTGCCCAAGCGCAAGGGCCGGCACCCCGTGCTGGACGAGGAGCAGGACACGGAGCTGTGGCGGCAATGGAAGGCCGTGACCAACAGCAGAACCGTCGATCTCGAAGATGACACTTCCATCCTCGATGCCGCCATGGACTTGGCCGAAGGAATGTCGCTGCCTCTGTCGGTGGTCTGGGCCTCGATCAAGAGCTGGGTCGATCAGGGATTGGCGTGAGTCATGGCCGTGGACGACACCGCACCACGAGCCCTACGCCAAGGCCCCATCGCACTGGCAGAACTGTTCGATGCTGCGCTGAAAGACCTTGCGCCCAAGCCCGCCCCCAGCGCACCTGCGTCTACACCTGCACAGTCGCCCACGCCCACCTCCGGCGATGCTTTCCTGTTCAGTGGCAACCGGCACGAGACGGTGCCACGCAAGTTGTTCCTCGACCGCCGCCTGACGCCGCTGGAACGAAACGCCTGGCAAGTGTTCCGACTGATGCTCAACGACGATGGCGTGACCGCATTTCCCACCTACGAGCAGTTGCGCCCCTGGCTAGCGTCCATGCCCTGCGCAGGCCAGGCCTCGCATGAAACCGTGGCACGGGCGCTGACACTGATGCGCCTGACCCGCTGGCTGAGCCTGGTTCGGCGACGGCGCGACCCCAAGACCGGCCGCATCCTCGGCAATCTGTACGTGCTGCACGACGAACCCCTGACACCGTTCGAGGCCATGCAGCTCGACCCGGACTACCTGCAACTCGTCAGCCAGGCGCTCGGCCATTCTGCCAAGGCCGTGCAGATCGTGGGCCTGCACACGCTCAAGGAAATCGGCGAAGACCCATTACTGGCCGGACGCACCCTCCCGTCACGGTTGCAGGTGATGGCCGAACGTCTCGCCAACCAGAACCCCACGGCCTGCGAAAGTTATCCACAGGAAGACGCCATTCACGATTCCGAAGAAGGGGCTCCGAGCCTTCTTCGGAATCGTGAACGACCCGCTACGGATTCCGAAGCAGGGCTGAAACCCGCGCCAGACGTCTCTCTTCGGAATCCGAAGCAGGCCCGTACAGTACGTAGTAGTTGTATTAATGAAATACGTACTACTGCGCAGGCGCGCGCGCTGGGCGATCTGCAATGGCCCAAGCGCTTTGCACAACTGAAGGCGGAACAGCAGGCGGGTGCCAAGGTGGCATTGCAGCAAGTTGATCCCTCGCTGAGGCAGGACGTGCTGGACGAATGGGCCGCGCGTTGTAGCAACCCCGGCATCCGCAATCCCGCAGGGTATCTGTTCGGCATCATCCAGCGGGCCATCCACGGTGAGTTCAATGCCTGGGCAAAGAAAGACCCGCCACCGGCACCCACTCAACCAAACGAACGGCCACCACCCGCACCGCCGACCCAAACGCAGGGTAAGCCGGTGCCACCAGAAGTCGCCAGGCAGCACATCGAGCGGCTGCGAAATCTGCTCGCCAGCAAGTGAGCAGGCCGGCAAGGCGGTGAAGTGGACGCCCATGGATGCCAGTAGAGCTATCCCCTGGGGATAGTTCCACCGTTGGGGCGGATGCCGTGCAGTCGCAGGCCTCGCCTCGAACATCTGCCGCAGCATCGGCCTTGTCCGTCCTGATCCTGACGTGCAGCGTTCGCTGGCGCTCCTTGGAGCTATCCCCTGGGGATAGCTCGCGCCGCAGGCGGCCACCACGCGCTGAACCGGGGTCTGGCAGGTTTCGGTTTGTTGACTGACGGCCTTCCGCTTCCTGCCGAAGCTGACCGCTCCTTTCCCCACAACGAGCGGACACCATGGCAACCAATGAATCTCTGCAACTGAATCTCGGCTCCCTGCGCAGCGCGATGTCGCTGACGCTTCACACCCACCACGCTTCGCGCATCTGGCATGGCCGTGCCGCCGCCGAGGGGCGACCGGGCATCGTCGGCCTGAACGGCTACATCGCCCAAATGAACAAGATGCGGCGCGGTTCGGAGCAGGACGACCCGTACTCGGATTGGTGGATGCTGCGCATCGAGGTCAAGCTCGACCAGACCAAGACCACGCTGCAAGCGCTGCGCGAGCAGGTGGATCAGGCGCTGGCAAGCGTACCGCCGGCACTCAGCCTGGGCGAGAACCTCAACGTGCAACCCGTCAAGTTGCCGCTGTTCGTCAATGCGCAGCTCGGCTTTGCCGCCGTCTATCTGCTGGCCGACTACGACGACATCGCCCGCAAACTGATCCTCGCCCATCACACGGCGCTCATCGACCGCAGCACCTTGGAGCGCTGGCTCAACGAGGGCGCCCATGCACTGCGCAGCCTGTTCTCGCTGGCCCAGCAATACCGCTATTCGGGCTGTACGCGCGACGACTTCGTGTCAAAGAACGCCGCAGCACGGGCGGCGCTGGAGAAATTCGGCGAACTGCCGCAGGACGTGCTGGAAGGCACGCACCGCTCGAAGTTCGCGCCGCCCATCGTGCGCCGTGGCCTGCAACAGCGTGTCGAGAGTCCTGCTGCAGCGCCTGCCCCCAACGACGAGGCCGCCACCGGCGCGGTGCCCGAGGTCGGCGTCGGCGAGATCAAGGGCGAGCAGGCATGAGCGATCCGAACCGCGAACCCCGCTACTTCCAGGGCCTGCAACAGGCTGCCTTCGTGAAGCTGGAACACGCGGCCTCTCTAAAAGGCCTTTTAAAGCCTTTTAAGGGTAAGGGGGATCTTGAGGCCTGGGCCAGCCAGTGCTTCGCCATGCGCGACGAGTTGATTGGCTTGGCTCAGCGGCAGGTGCTGCAACAGGCAGTCGGGCATCCCTTCCACCTGCTGCCCGTGGAGTTGGCCCAACAAACCACTGGCGCAGGAACGGCGTTTTTGCGCTGGCGCAAGCACGACCGCTCAGCCATGGGCGTAGCCCTGTGGCAGGAATTGATGGCGAGCACCGGCACGCCGGTCAACTTACTGGCCGAGCTGCACGCGATCGAGCTTCAGCGCATCACGCTGAACATGCAGATCAGCCTGTTGCACACCCTGGGCAGGCAGGCCCAGGAATGCGCCAGCAAGGCGGCTGTGGCGGAAGACGCCTACCTGCGCCGGCTCAAGTCCATCCCACCTGGAATGCGTGATCGGTGATGGCACCGGACACCCCAGCACACACCCGACGCCGACGCGGCACGGGTATTTCAACCACCATGGAGATTGCAACATGAGCACGCACTTTTGGGGCGAAGGCAACATTGGCTCCCCGCCCGAATACCGGGAGTTCCCCAACGGCAACGACGAGCCGCGGCGCTTGCTGCGGCTGAACGTGTATTTCGACAACCCCGTTCCCACCAAAGGCGGCGACTTCGAGGATCGCGGCGGCTTCTGGGCGCCCGTGGAAATCTGGCACCGCGACGCCGCGCACTGGAAAAGCCTCTACCAGAAAGGCATGCGCATCCTGGTCGTCGGCCGCATGGAGCGCGAGCCCTGGACGGACAACGAAGATCAGCCGCGCGAAACCTGGCAGATCAACGCGCGCAGCGTCGGCATCCTGCCGTTTCGCATCGAGTCCGTGACCCTCAGCCCGAAGCCGCAGGATGCGGAGGCAAAGCCCCAGGCCGCCCAGGAACCGGCTGCGCCAAAAGAGCCGCGGCGTAGGAAGTGACCCGGCATGGGTCGGCCACTGTTCGCCGCTCCATGCACCCGCGAGCTATCCCCAGGGGATAGCTCCATCTACGTCCACCGGATTCCACGTGCTCCCGAAAATCGCGGCTCCCGGCCCGCACACCCCGGCTGCATACCATCTCCGCCCCAGCCATTCCATCCCGTGAAAGTGGTCGCCACCGCTTGCGACTTGTTTGCTGTTGCCCCTGGTGGGGACCGGCATCCTCGATTCCAGCAACTCAATGAACCACGGAAATCGGATGGACGGATATGCGGCTGTTCTTGTGCGAGAAGCCCTCCCAGGGCAAGGATATTGGTCGGATTCTCGGCGCGACACAGCGCGGTGAAGGCTGCCTCAACGGCTCCGGCGTCACGATTACCTGGTGCATCGGCCATCTCGTAGAAGCGGCAGCACCCGAGGTCTATGACGCGGCGCTCAAGCGCTGGTCGCTGGAGCAGTTGCCCATCATTCCCCAGCAGTGGCGGGTCGAGGTCAAACCCAAGACCGCCACGCAATTCAAGGTCGTCAAGGCGCTTCTGGCGAAGGCGACCCATCTCGTCATCGCCACCGATGCCGACCGCGAGGGCGAGCTGATCGCCCGCGAGATCATCGACCTGTGCGGCTACCGTGGCCCCATCGAGCGCTTGTGGCTGTCGGCGCTCAACGATGCGTCGATCCGCACTGCGCTCGGCAAGCTGCGACCATCATCCGATACGCTGCCGATGTACTACTCGGCGCTGGCGCGTTCGCGGGCAGACTGGCTCGTCGGCATGAACCTCAGCCGTCTGTTCACGCTGCTCGGGCGGCAGGCGGGCTACGACGGCGTGCTGTCGGTCGGACGTGTCCAGACCCCGACCCTGAAGCTGGTCGTTGATCGCGACCGCGAAATCGCGGCTTTCAAGTCGGCGCCGTTCTGGGCCATCGACGTGTCTTTGTCCACAGAGGGTCAGGCTTTCTCCGCGCAGTGGGTTGCGCCCGACGGCTGCACCGACGACGCCGGTCGTTGCCTGCAACAGCCGGTCGCCCAGCAGGCGGCGCAGCAGATTCGCGCTGCGGGCAGCGCCCAGGTGGTGTCGGTCGAGACCGAGCGCGTGCGCGAAGGCCCGCCCCTGCTGTTCGACCTGGGGACGCTTCAGGAGGTCTGTTCCAGGCAGCTCGGGCTGGACGTACAGGAGACATTGCAGATAGCCCAGGCCCTGTACGAGACGCACAAGGCCACAACCTACCCGCGCTCGGACTCCGGCTACCTGCCCGAAAGCATGTTCGCCGAGGTGCCCACCGTCCTGGACAGCCTGCTCAAGACCGACCCGTCGCTGCGCCCGATCATGGGTCAGCTCGACCGCACCCAGCGTTCGCGTGCATGGAACGACGGCAAGGTCACAGCGCACCACGGCATCATCCCGACGCTCGAACCGGCGAATCTTTCCGTCATGAGCGAGAAGGAACGGGCCGTGTACCGGCTAATCCGGGCGCATTACCTGGCCCAGTTCCTCCCTCACCACGAGTTCGACCGCACCGTGGCCGAGCTTTCCTGCGGCCAGCAGAAGCTGGTGGCTACGGGCAAGCAGGTCGTCGTCAAGGGCTGGCGCCTGGTGCTGGACGAGCCCGAACGTGAAGGCAGCGCTGATGAGGACGCCGACGCCTCTGCACGCAGCCAGGTGCTACCCGCGTTGCGCGAAGCGATGGCATGTCAGATCGCTGGGGCCGACATCAAGGCACTCAAAACGATGCCACCCAAGCCCTATACGCAGGGCGAACTGGTCAAGGCGATGAAGGGTGTTGCGCGTTTCGTGACCGACCCGCGCCTGAAGCAGAAGCTGAAGGACACGACGGGCATCGGCACCGAGGCGACGCGGGCCAACATCATCAGCGGGTTGATCACTCGCGGCTACATCGTGAAAAAGGGACGCTCCATCCGTGCATCGGATGCGGCGTTCACGCTGATCGATGCCGTGCCTGCGGCGATTGCTGACCCCGGCACCACCGCCGTGTGGGAACAGGCACTCGACATGATCGAGGCTGGTCAGCTCACGCTGGACGTGTTCATTGGCAAGCAGGCCGCCTGGATTTCGCAGTTGATCGCGCAGTACGGCAGCATGTCCCTGTCCATCAAGCTTGCCCATGGACCAGCATGCCCGCAGTGCGGCGCATCGACGCGCCAACGCACCGGCAAGAGCGGTCCATTCTGGTCGTGCAGTCGCTACCCCGACTGCAAAGGCACGCTGCCGGTCGAATCTGGTCCGCCCAAGCGTGGCGCTTCGCGCTCGCGTAGCAGCGGCCGCAAAGGCGCCTAACCGACTCCGTTTCCCGTGGGCCGCACCCTGTTTCAAAGGCGTGGCCCGTGTCCCGCACGCCCCTGCGGGTCGCCCAGCGCGCAACGCCTTCTTGTCCGTGTGCGCGTCCCGTCGAGCCGTCCCCGGCTGCGGGACCTGAAGGTAGTTTTTCCGCGAACCGCCTCCCGCGTGTTCTGCTGGTCTGTGTTTCTCCCGCCCACTGCGAAGTGGTCCCCCGATGGCTTGCCTGGCAGCGCGAGCCACCCGGAGACCCTTTGTGGTCAGCGGTATTCAGTGCCGGTGCCCACCGGCGCAAAAACGGGCTCCCTTTGTGCGCGGATGTGCGCCAGACGATGCCGGCCCCAGCCACGACATGGGCCGGGTGTGATTGCTGATGAGCAGACGGTTCGAGCGACGACCGGGCCTGCAACAGCCCACGGGTGGTTATTTCCTCCCGAGCCGAAGGTCAGCGAGCCTTCGGCTCCTTTGTCTCGTCGATCAACGTTCCGATCCAAGGGCCGGCCACAGCAACAGGAAACCGACGCATGCAACAACCGGAGAAAGTACGAGCCGCGTTCGAGCGCGACCTTGGCAACAAGGTGCTGTTCATCAAGGACGGCAAGCTGCTGTTTATCGATGGCATCAACCTCAAGGCCATCGCCGACCGTAAGGCGTATTTCGCTTCGCTGCGTGCGCGGCAAACGCAACCCATTGTGGTCCTGGCCGAACTGGGACAGGACGAGGCATTCGCCCTGTGGAAGCAGTATGTCCTGGGCGACAAGACCGAGTGAGCCAACGCACCCACGCCCCCCCTGACAGCCCGCACTCGATGCGGGTTTTCTGTCTCCGCGCCATCAATCCGGGCTGGGCCGATTGCCGTTTTCCAACTGACGCAGCGAGGCTCCCGGACGAAGCTGCCCGCATGTTCGCTGATTCGTCAGCACATGCCAGCAGCCATGGGTTCCAGGCTGCCGTGGGTTCTTCCCGCGTAACCCGCCAGTCCGTATCGCATCAAGTCTGCGGACGCGCGTCCCCGTGACGCCGATGCTTTTTATCCACCACGTGCGGGAGCTGCCATCCCGTGAGGGACAAGGCCTCGCTTTTCCAAGGAGCCTACCCATGTCCCACAAAGCCTCTTTCGGCCAGTTGGCCTTGACCTATTGCGGCAAGTTCCTGCCGCTCGAAGTCCTGCAAAGCGCCGCCGGCCACTACATCGGCACGCGCGATACCGAAGGTCCCGTTTCGCGGGAATCGCACGAGTACTTCCGCAGCCATGCGGCGGCTCAACGTGCCCTCGAAAGAGGCGGCTGGTCCCAGCTCGCCATTCCCTGATCCAACTGGAGGAATCACGCCATGAATCAACTGCTGCCGCAGGAAGTCGTCGATCAGATCATGCGGGAAGAGCAGCATTTCGCTGCCGCGCCCCAAGCCTTCTTCGAGGCATGGAAGCGTGGTGCCGAGATCGCTGGCCCCGAATGGTTCGGCGACGGCACCCGTGAAGGTCTGAACCAGGCCAAGAGCAAGTGGGATCTGCGTCCCAACATGCTGCTGCTCAATGATGCCCTCGGCGTCCTGAGCAGCGGCGAACGCATGTTCCTGTCCGCCATGGTCAGCTTCTACAACGCGCGCGAGGGCGGTGCCATGCTCAAGCGCTGCCACTTCGACGGGCTGTCGGACTTCGACGGCCTCGATCTGCAACGCCGCAAGGTCATCGCCGACTTGATGGTGAACTACAGCGGCTGGTGAGCCCGTTTCGGGCACACCCCCGTCTTTTCGTTCCCCACGAGGGACATGCGTCCACACGGCCATGTCCCTCGATTTCCTTTCCGTAGCCCAGCGTAAAGCGGCTGAATCAAAGCCAACGATCAGCGCCGACTGACGCATTTTCCCTTTTCAACCCACTGGGTCCAATTCCCGGTGGCGGGAATTGGCTCCATTATTCAATCTGGAGCGTTCCCATGTCTCAGAATCCCAATCCCTTTGTTCGCGGCTACTGGAACTTGAAAATCGTCCGCACGCTGTCCATCAGCTACGAGGACGGAAGCCCGCATGTCTGGCGAAATATCCACCCGAGCCAGCAACATCTTTCCGACCAGGAACTGATTTCATCTTCCTGCATCGTCACCAGCGATTTCGCGGTGGTCACGAACGGCTCTGAACCTATAAGCGCCGAGGTGCTGGCCGAATGCGATGCCGATGAGGGCGTTAACGGCGAAGGCGTGATCGGTGCCGTGGTCTATGCCATTCATGGCGAGGACTTCGACGATCGCCTGATCCACGTCGGTGACAGCTATTCGGTCGAGGCCGCGCGGGAAATCGTGCAGCGCCTGAGTTTCGAGACCGGCTACTACAGCCGCTGCTGGGAAATCAGCAGCGCGCACATCAGCCAGGAAACCGGCCAGTACCTCGCCAATCTGGCGGACCTCGCCACGCCGGAGGCCTTTTTGTTCATCGCCTTTCGGGTTCCGTACAGCCCGGCGATCGGCGTCAAGCTGATCTCAACGCCCTGGACGGACCAGAACCTGGAGCACGCCGATGGCATCACCGCCGAGCAGCTTCGGCAGGAGCACCGCAGCAAGGGCATGCCAGACGACCTGGCGAACATCCTGGAACTGGCTGGCCAGGCCGATGTGCGCATCCTCATCCTCGACGCCGACGCGCCCGTGTTGCCGGGCTTGCCGCTGGCCGAGTCCTAGCAAACACACCACGAGCCCACCTTCCTCTTTGCCCTCCATGCCAGCCCGTCTCCTTTCTAGGAGCCGGGCTGGTCCAATTTCATAGGAGCACTTTATGTTCCCCGACCTCATCTCGCCCGCACGCGACTTCGAGCATCAGCTTGGAGCCTGCGTCAACGCCATGGGCCAGGACGACGCCATCGGCCAGATCCTGGTATTCGAGCGCTTGAGTGGCACGCTGCACATGCGCCATATCGCCAGCGCCGATCTGGCCGACACCGACATTGACGACTACGAAATGGTCGTTTTCGACGGTGGCAACACCGGCGGCGACACGTGGAAGCACGTGTTCTTTCCACGTCAGCGCGAACACTACTTCGTGTACCAAGCCTGACCACCCAGCCCCTTTCGAGGGGCCTTTTCTTGTCCCGGCGCAGGAAAGCGGGTGCGGCGCGGTGCGGTTTGCTGAGCGCAGGCCGCTCACTCAAGGGCCATCCTTACCCCATGTTCGTCGGCGTTGCCGACACATGCCCAGGCAGCCAAGACCTTCAAGGCTGCAAGCGCGGGAAACCGTGCTGGTTGTTTCTTCCTACGGACGCATCGCGCCCATTCACCCACAAGGGACCTCTCCCTTGCGGGCGGGAATCCCTTGTTCTTCCTCAAGGAGATTCACATGGATCGCTCTCTCATCAAGACCCTGATGCCTTCGCTGGTCGCAGGCCATGTGCCGCGCAACGTGCGATCGTTCAAGTACCGCGTGTTCGATGATCAACCACAGTCCTCGACACTGGGCTTCGTCATTGATCCCCAGCCCTTCGACGGCAAGGTGGTAGCAGCCAGCAAAGACGCCATCGTCGTCAAGCTCAAGCCCAGCGAGTTCGCGGTACTCGATCCCAACCTGGTGACCACCGTTCCCAGCGAGGGCACCAAGGTGCATGTCCAACCCTATGCCCGTCGCCGTTTCGACGGCCTGCGTGCGGACACGCCAGAAGAGCGCACCGAGATGATGTCCGACGGCACTCCCTACACCGTCAAGACACACATCCTCGGCTCCGCGCCGGCCAAGCTGCCCATTCCCGAGCCGCAGTGCATGGAACTGGGTCAGCTCATCGAGCAGTTGGAGGAAATGCCGGCGCCCGACAGGTTCCGGCGCATCACCCACATGCTGGTCGATGCGGGCGCCCACGACTTCACCTGGGTCGATCCGAAGCCGTCCAGGATCATCGAAACGCCCCCGGCGATCAGTTTCACGGTTTCGACCGCGAAGTTCGCCGGCCAGGTGACGATCCTCTACCAGCGCGGCAGCGATACCTATGCGGTGGAGCTGCGCCGCGACGGCGAGTTGGTCGATCGGCACGACGAGGTGTACTTCGACATGCTCGGCGAAGTGCTGGAGCGGCTCATCGACGACGGACGCTGGCGTCTGATCGATGTGAGCGTGATCGGCGCGGAGACGTCCCGACGGCGCCGCGCTGTACCTGCGTGACACCACGAAAAAAACCAGGCGACATGCCCCCACAGGCTCTCCCTCCATTCGGAAGGAGGGCCTTTTTTCTGCCTGGGAGATTCATCAAAGGGAATCGCCCGGATGCCGATTGATGGCTGCCTCGCGCGCGAGGCGAGGCCATGCTGAGCCCATGCCTGCTGACGTTGTCAGCGACATGCCAGGCAACCATCGGTCTTCGAGGTTGCGGCGCAGCTCCCACTGCGTGACCGAGCCAGCTCGCACCGCATCCATCCGCGAGCGGCCACCAGTCTCTGGTGGTGGATGCTTTCGCCTTATCAACCCATCGCGGGGTTACGCACCTTTCCCCGCAGCGTGGGACTGGCGTGTCTCCGCTTCATCCCTATGGAGATTCACCATGAGCACCACGTCCAACGAGAAATCGTATTTCGACCTCCACACCTCGGGCATCGGTTACATCCAGCGTGTCCGTGAAGTGCCTGTTCGGGGCGGCCGCCGTGCGCAGCCTTTTCTGGCATGCACCATCGCCGCGCTGGTCGGTTCCGCAAAGGACCCCAGCTATCGCTATTTCGATGTCAAGGTCTCGGGTGCCGAGGCCAAGAAGCTGGTCGAGCGCTGCATCGGCGTTGACGATCCCAAGCAGCGCCCGCTGGTGCGCTTTCGCCTCGGCGACCTGTGGGGCGATGCGTACATCCGCGACAAGGGCGAGCAGAAAGGCCAAGCCGCCGCGTCCCTCAAGGCGCGACTGCTCAAGGCCGAGCCACTTGACCGAGCCGAACTGGCTTCGATCAGGCATCACGAGCTGATCACCCGCGGCATCGGCTACCTCAGCCGTCCGAAGGACGTCACGCCCAAAGATGGCGACCCGTTCCTCTCTTGCACCGTCGCCGCGCTGGCCGGGCCTGTCGATGAACCGGAGTATCGGTACTTCGACACCATCGTTACCACCCCTGAAGCCGAGCATCTGGTTCGCCGGTGCGTGCAGGCCATCGAAGGGGACTGCAAGGTGCTGATCGCCTTCCGTCTCAACGACATGAAGATCGATCCGTACATCCGCACCAAGGGTGAACGCGCTGGGGAACCGGCCGCAAGCCTGGAATCGACGCTGATCCACATCGGCCTGATCAAGATCGACGGCACCAAGGTCTATCCGACGAGCCCCGCGCAAGCCGAGACGCCGCCAGCCCAGGACGCATCCGCGTCCGAAGCCGAGGACGCCGGCCCC encodes:
- a CDS encoding PFL_4669 family integrating conjugative element protein translates to MATNESLQLNLGSLRSAMSLTLHTHHASRIWHGRAAAEGRPGIVGLNGYIAQMNKMRRGSEQDDPYSDWWMLRIEVKLDQTKTTLQALREQVDQALASVPPALSLGENLNVQPVKLPLFVNAQLGFAAVYLLADYDDIARKLILAHHTALIDRSTLERWLNEGAHALRSLFSLAQQYRYSGCTRDDFVSKNAAARAALEKFGELPQDVLEGTHRSKFAPPIVRRGLQQRVESPAAAPAPNDEAATGAVPEVGVGEIKGEQA
- a CDS encoding single-stranded DNA-binding protein, which produces MSTHFWGEGNIGSPPEYREFPNGNDEPRRLLRLNVYFDNPVPTKGGDFEDRGGFWAPVEIWHRDAAHWKSLYQKGMRILVVGRMEREPWTDNEDQPRETWQINARSVGILPFRIESVTLSPKPQDAEAKPQAAQEPAAPKEPRRRK
- a CDS encoding DUF2857 domain-containing protein, with product MSTAHPLNQAVIAQALYDLRNGQLRRCKLMGFGEAELDALKHPALISVLANANVSWCSVTVNREVLRRLLQQAQDVEKEIATVDRMLRLGASTEMVSKFYGLTHQEVALRREILGLPKRKGRHPVLDEEQDTELWRQWKAVTNSRTVDLEDDTSILDAAMDLAEGMSLPLSVVWASIKSWVDQGLA
- a CDS encoding DUF3158 family protein; protein product: MSDPNREPRYFQGLQQAAFVKLEHAASLKGLLKPFKGKGDLEAWASQCFAMRDELIGLAQRQVLQQAVGHPFHLLPVELAQQTTGAGTAFLRWRKHDRSAMGVALWQELMASTGTPVNLLAELHAIELQRITLNMQISLLHTLGRQAQECASKAAVAEDAYLRRLKSIPPGMRDR
- a CDS encoding STY4528 family pathogenicity island replication protein, whose translation is MAVDDTAPRALRQGPIALAELFDAALKDLAPKPAPSAPASTPAQSPTPTSGDAFLFSGNRHETVPRKLFLDRRLTPLERNAWQVFRLMLNDDGVTAFPTYEQLRPWLASMPCAGQASHETVARALTLMRLTRWLSLVRRRRDPKTGRILGNLYVLHDEPLTPFEAMQLDPDYLQLVSQALGHSAKAVQIVGLHTLKEIGEDPLLAGRTLPSRLQVMAERLANQNPTACESYPQEDAIHDSEEGAPSLLRNRERPATDSEAGLKPAPDVSLRNPKQARTVRSSCINEIRTTAQARALGDLQWPKRFAQLKAEQQAGAKVALQQVDPSLRQDVLDEWAARCSNPGIRNPAGYLFGIIQRAIHGEFNAWAKKDPPPAPTQPNERPPPAPPTQTQGKPVPPEVARQHIERLRNLLASK
- a CDS encoding DNA topoisomerase III, whose translation is MRLFLCEKPSQGKDIGRILGATQRGEGCLNGSGVTITWCIGHLVEAAAPEVYDAALKRWSLEQLPIIPQQWRVEVKPKTATQFKVVKALLAKATHLVIATDADREGELIAREIIDLCGYRGPIERLWLSALNDASIRTALGKLRPSSDTLPMYYSALARSRADWLVGMNLSRLFTLLGRQAGYDGVLSVGRVQTPTLKLVVDRDREIAAFKSAPFWAIDVSLSTEGQAFSAQWVAPDGCTDDAGRCLQQPVAQQAAQQIRAAGSAQVVSVETERVREGPPLLFDLGTLQEVCSRQLGLDVQETLQIAQALYETHKATTYPRSDSGYLPESMFAEVPTVLDSLLKTDPSLRPIMGQLDRTQRSRAWNDGKVTAHHGIIPTLEPANLSVMSEKERAVYRLIRAHYLAQFLPHHEFDRTVAELSCGQQKLVATGKQVVVKGWRLVLDEPEREGSADEDADASARSQVLPALREAMACQIAGADIKALKTMPPKPYTQGELVKAMKGVARFVTDPRLKQKLKDTTGIGTEATRANIISGLITRGYIVKKGRSIRASDAAFTLIDAVPAAIADPGTTAVWEQALDMIEAGQLTLDVFIGKQAAWISQLIAQYGSMSLSIKLAHGPACPQCGASTRQRTGKSGPFWSCSRYPDCKGTLPVESGPPKRGASRSRSSGRKGA
- a CDS encoding ParB family protein, with protein sequence MTEITSQQMAGKLLASGFERSGPSATTLSDPIADTPMVVTLDQLRPYDHDPRKKRNPVYEEIKASIRERGLDAAPAITRRPGDDHYIIRNGGNTRLAILRELWSETKDERFFRVSCLFRPWPERGEIVALTGHLAENELRGGLTFIERALGVEKAREFYELESGSTLSQSELARRLAADGYPVQQSHISRMADAVRYLLPAIPTVLYAGLGRHQVERLSVMRKACERTWAHYAKGRSLVQDFDEFFQEVLSQFDVQADEFSAQRIQDELIGQMTELLGVDYDVLALDMTESESRQRALVSEPTPPSTPPALPEPEAIARPPADTAPPAARPTATPSTGESDAEASHSDAVSPATDGDRLQEHIVSPAPTTERLESIQRMVADQLGDALPHDFSANVLQSIPVQAGGLYPISDVWYIAPGLDTPEHLRIHVAQFAREIAGEAHLGECIDDRPEGIGFACRAHTSSLAPKGRAVHALLACLAGQQPADVGLDNGQLVIDLPALLHGQGDVTRRLSDTALVKLFRLLRLARRLLDLEAGAADSGT
- a CDS encoding DUF3577 domain-containing protein is translated as MSTTSNEKSYFDLHTSGIGYIQRVREVPVRGGRRAQPFLACTIAALVGSAKDPSYRYFDVKVSGAEAKKLVERCIGVDDPKQRPLVRFRLGDLWGDAYIRDKGEQKGQAAASLKARLLKAEPLDRAELASIRHHELITRGIGYLSRPKDVTPKDGDPFLSCTVAALAGPVDEPEYRYFDTIVTTPEAEHLVRRCVQAIEGDCKVLIAFRLNDMKIDPYIRTKGERAGEPAASLESTLIHIGLIKIDGTKVYPTSPAQAETPPAQDASASEAEDAGPAADQPAEPAEREPEGEVEKQEPALADSF